In the Sphingomonas sp. LM7 genome, one interval contains:
- a CDS encoding ABC transporter permease, with amino-acid sequence MSSFSARRLAALVRKEGAQILRDPSTFLIAFVLPMILLFLFGYAVSLDSSRTRIGVVLQDSSAPALRLAQAYQTSRYFEVEMARTIQPMREKMVSGDLRAIIVIPLDFGEGVKRGRMPAIQIIADGSQPNTANFAAAYGEGVRAQWAANEGLERNPKAAEPPVSLSSRFWYNPELKSRYFLVPGSIANVMTMIGTLLTALVVAREWERGTMEAMMATPISMAEFIASKVIPYYLLALASMALCTVIGVFVFGVPFRGSVFALFVVGSAFLMPALGLGLFISSATKNQFVASQIALLSAFLPTFLLSGFIYEISSMPWPIQALTYLVPARYLIPALESVFLAGDQWALLLPNIGIMLGFGLVFFLLSFRVTRRSLD; translated from the coding sequence GTGAGTAGCTTCTCCGCCCGCCGCCTCGCCGCGCTGGTCCGGAAAGAAGGCGCGCAGATCCTGCGCGATCCTTCCACCTTCCTCATCGCCTTCGTACTGCCGATGATCCTGCTGTTCCTGTTCGGCTATGCGGTGTCGCTCGACAGCAGCCGAACGCGGATCGGCGTGGTGCTGCAGGATTCGAGCGCCCCTGCCCTGCGCCTCGCCCAGGCCTATCAGACCTCGCGCTATTTCGAAGTCGAGATGGCGCGGACGATCCAGCCGATGCGCGAGAAGATGGTGTCGGGCGACCTGCGCGCGATCATCGTCATTCCGCTCGATTTCGGCGAGGGCGTGAAGCGTGGCCGGATGCCAGCCATCCAGATTATCGCCGACGGGTCGCAGCCCAACACCGCCAATTTCGCCGCAGCCTATGGCGAAGGCGTCCGCGCGCAATGGGCCGCAAACGAAGGCCTCGAGCGCAACCCCAAAGCGGCCGAGCCACCGGTCAGCCTGTCGTCGCGCTTCTGGTACAATCCCGAGCTCAAGAGCCGTTATTTCCTCGTCCCGGGATCGATCGCCAACGTCATGACGATGATCGGCACGCTGCTAACCGCGCTGGTGGTCGCGCGCGAATGGGAGCGCGGGACGATGGAAGCGATGATGGCCACGCCGATCTCGATGGCCGAGTTCATCGCCAGCAAGGTCATTCCTTATTACCTGCTCGCGCTCGCCTCGATGGCCTTGTGCACAGTGATCGGCGTGTTCGTATTCGGCGTGCCGTTCCGCGGATCGGTGTTCGCGCTGTTCGTCGTCGGATCGGCGTTCCTGATGCCGGCACTGGGGCTCGGCCTGTTCATTTCCTCGGCGACCAAGAACCAGTTCGTCGCGAGCCAGATCGCCTTGCTCTCGGCCTTCCTGCCCACCTTCCTGCTCTCGGGGTTTATCTACGAGATCAGCTCGATGCCCTGGCCGATCCAGGCGCTGACCTACCTCGTCCCGGCGCGTTACCTGATCCCGGCGCTGGAATCGGTGTTCCTCGCCGGCGACCAATGGGCGCTGCTGCTCCCCAATATCGGCATCATGCTCGGCTTCGGGCTGGTGTTCTTCCTGCTCTCCTTCCGCGTCACCCGTCGGAGCCTCGACTAG
- a CDS encoding efflux transporter outer membrane subunit codes for MPRLPLLALLALAGCTVGPDYQRPAPSAANQAPWLEPGTPGAVDLAWWDAFGDPQLSALVNRALAAAPDLREAEARLAEARANRDAVVGGRLPSLEAKGSVTENRLSENGQLPIGNIPGVDRQFRLFDLGFDASWELDFWGRRTRQGEAANARAEAALYGQRDVMLTLIGEVARNYFDLRAAQADMGSAQALARSDVELAHLTRLRFNAGESSRLELERAESAARTSAAGVPDSEARAAAAAYRIAALVGAAPEEVAPGLRKPAPLPASPDAILVGVRSELLERRPDIRRAERELAAATADIGVATADLFPRFSLFGSLGQQARTPGDLFAGESTRLQIGPSVSWPIFSGGTIRAQIRAADARAQGAAARYEKAVLGALADSEAAINRFLGARTAEVEASAALGRERSAFALAEKRANSGEDDRLTLARAHQSLLATERRADQARAAKGQAAVALYKALGGGWR; via the coding sequence ATGCCTCGCCTGCCCCTCCTCGCCCTGCTCGCCCTCGCCGGCTGCACCGTCGGCCCCGATTACCAGCGCCCCGCGCCCAGCGCGGCCAACCAGGCGCCTTGGCTCGAGCCTGGCACCCCCGGCGCAGTCGACCTCGCCTGGTGGGACGCGTTCGGCGACCCGCAGCTCTCGGCGCTGGTCAATCGCGCGCTGGCGGCCGCGCCGGACCTGCGCGAAGCCGAAGCCCGCCTCGCCGAAGCGCGCGCCAATCGCGATGCCGTGGTCGGCGGACGGTTGCCGAGCCTCGAAGCCAAGGGCTCGGTCACCGAGAACCGGCTGAGCGAAAACGGCCAGCTCCCGATCGGCAACATCCCCGGTGTCGACCGCCAGTTCCGCCTGTTCGACTTGGGCTTCGACGCGAGCTGGGAACTCGATTTCTGGGGCCGCCGCACCCGCCAGGGCGAAGCGGCGAACGCCCGCGCCGAGGCGGCACTTTACGGCCAGCGCGACGTGATGCTGACGCTGATCGGCGAAGTCGCCCGCAACTATTTCGATCTTCGCGCGGCGCAGGCCGACATGGGAAGTGCGCAGGCGCTCGCCCGATCGGACGTTGAACTCGCGCACCTGACCCGGCTGCGCTTCAACGCCGGCGAGTCATCGCGGCTCGAACTCGAACGCGCCGAGAGTGCGGCGCGGACGAGCGCGGCCGGCGTCCCCGATTCGGAGGCGCGGGCTGCGGCTGCGGCGTATCGGATCGCGGCGCTGGTCGGTGCGGCGCCCGAGGAAGTCGCTCCCGGGCTGCGCAAGCCGGCGCCTCTCCCCGCCAGCCCGGACGCGATCCTTGTTGGTGTGCGCTCCGAACTGCTCGAACGCCGCCCCGACATCCGCCGCGCCGAGCGCGAACTCGCCGCCGCCACTGCCGATATCGGCGTCGCCACGGCAGACCTGTTTCCGCGCTTCAGCCTGTTCGGCAGCCTGGGCCAGCAGGCCCGCACCCCCGGCGACCTGTTCGCAGGCGAGAGCACCCGGCTCCAGATCGGCCCCAGCGTCTCTTGGCCGATCTTCTCGGGCGGCACGATCCGCGCACAAATTCGCGCCGCCGACGCCCGCGCGCAAGGCGCCGCAGCCCGTTACGAAAAGGCCGTGCTCGGCGCGCTTGCCGACAGCGAGGCGGCGATCAACCGTTTCCTCGGCGCGCGCACCGCGGAGGTCGAGGCCAGTGCCGCATTGGGCCGCGAACGTTCGGCGTTTGCGCTGGCGGAGAAACGCGCGAACAGCGGCGAAGACGACCGGCTGACGCTGGCCCGCGCCCACCAGTCGCTGCTCGCGACAGAGCGCCGCGCGGATCAGGCGCGCGCGGCAAAGGGCCAGGCAGCCGTGGCGCTATACAAGGCGCTGGGTGGCGGTTGGCGCTAA
- the nagE gene encoding N-acetylglucosamine-specific PTS transporter subunit IIBC, whose translation MTFRPASLLAKAQPLGRALMLPIAVLPIAALLLRLGQADMLGIPFVAAAGEAIFSNLGLLFAAGVAVGLARENHGAASLAGVVAYLVAVEGAKVLLHLPPEVLSASAVEQAAWRAKEIGKLSVAAGICAGIVAGVLYNRFSNIRLPDYLAFFAGRRFVPIVAGLAGLAGAVLFGVGFPWFEAGVDTLSRWVLGAGPFGLFLYGLLNRLLLITGLHHIINNIAWFLLGDFNGATGDIKRFFAGDPTAGAFMSGFFPVMMFGLPAACLAMYRNALPERRKAVGGLLLSLALTSFLTGVTEPIEFTFIFLAPILYLVHAVLTGIAMVLMDALGVKLGFGFSAGLFDYVLNFGLATNPLWLLPVGALYFWLYYAAFSWCIRRWDLKTPGRDAEVTPAAQQAASGERGPAILAALGSGSNVRSVDACTTRLRLVVADHAAIDENALRALGARGVLKLDKGGLQVVFGPMADQIAGEVRAALAAGPIAAPTGPAFDAAAIVRALGSGNIRAVRARGTRLLVDLEDLSKIDEPALARGGILATVIPGDACQPVHLIAGSATAQLAAALQPVK comes from the coding sequence ATGACTTTCCGACCCGCTTCGCTCCTCGCCAAGGCGCAGCCGCTCGGCCGCGCGCTGATGCTGCCGATCGCGGTGCTGCCGATTGCTGCGCTTTTGCTGCGGCTGGGGCAGGCCGATATGCTTGGTATCCCATTCGTCGCGGCGGCGGGCGAGGCGATCTTCTCCAATCTCGGATTGCTGTTCGCGGCCGGCGTCGCGGTCGGCCTGGCGCGCGAGAACCACGGTGCCGCCTCGCTTGCGGGCGTGGTCGCCTATCTCGTCGCAGTCGAGGGCGCGAAGGTGCTGCTGCATCTTCCGCCCGAGGTTCTTTCGGCCTCCGCCGTCGAGCAGGCTGCGTGGCGGGCCAAGGAGATCGGCAAGCTCAGCGTCGCCGCCGGCATCTGCGCGGGCATCGTCGCGGGCGTGCTCTACAATCGCTTCTCCAACATCCGGCTGCCCGATTATCTCGCCTTCTTCGCCGGCCGCCGCTTCGTGCCGATCGTCGCGGGGCTTGCCGGGCTGGCCGGCGCAGTGCTCTTCGGCGTCGGCTTCCCGTGGTTCGAGGCGGGTGTCGATACGCTCAGCCGCTGGGTGCTCGGCGCCGGGCCGTTCGGGCTGTTCCTCTATGGCCTGCTCAACCGGCTGCTGCTGATCACCGGGCTGCACCACATCATCAACAACATCGCCTGGTTCCTGCTCGGCGACTTCAACGGCGCGACCGGCGACATCAAGCGCTTCTTCGCCGGCGACCCGACTGCGGGTGCGTTCATGTCGGGCTTCTTCCCGGTGATGATGTTCGGCCTGCCCGCCGCATGCCTTGCGATGTACCGCAATGCACTGCCCGAACGGCGCAAGGCCGTGGGTGGCCTGCTGCTCAGCCTTGCGCTCACGTCGTTCCTCACCGGCGTCACCGAGCCTATCGAATTCACCTTCATCTTCCTCGCACCCATACTCTACCTCGTCCACGCGGTGCTCACCGGCATCGCGATGGTGCTGATGGACGCACTGGGAGTGAAGCTGGGCTTCGGGTTCTCAGCCGGGCTATTCGACTATGTGCTCAATTTCGGGCTCGCCACGAATCCGCTGTGGCTGCTCCCGGTCGGCGCGCTCTATTTCTGGCTTTACTATGCTGCGTTCAGCTGGTGCATCCGCCGCTGGGACCTGAAGACCCCCGGCCGAGACGCCGAAGTGACCCCTGCCGCGCAGCAGGCGGCGTCGGGCGAACGCGGCCCCGCAATCCTGGCCGCGCTGGGCAGCGGCAGCAACGTCCGCAGCGTCGACGCGTGCACCACGCGGCTCCGGCTGGTCGTGGCCGACCATGCGGCGATCGACGAGAACGCCTTGCGTGCGCTTGGCGCCCGCGGCGTGCTCAAGCTCGACAAGGGCGGCCTGCAAGTCGTGTTCGGCCCGATGGCGGACCAGATCGCCGGCGAAGTGCGCGCGGCACTGGCTGCAGGTCCCATCGCCGCACCGACCGGGCCCGCTTTCGATGCGGCGGCGATCGTCCGCGCGCTGGGCAGTGGAAACATCCGTGCAGTGCGTGCACGCGGCACACGCCTGCTGGTCGATCTGGAAGATCTGTCGAAGATCGACGAACCGGCGCTCGCGCGCGGCGGCATCCTGGCGACCGTGATTCCGGGCGATGCGTGCCAGCCGGTCCACCTCATTGCCGGCAGCGCGACGGCGCAGCTGGCGGCGGCGCTTCAGCCGGTCAAGTAG
- the ptsP gene encoding phosphoenolpyruvate--protein phosphotransferase, producing MSGVIAGTITLVAPLAGWLASLDAVPDAVFAERMMGDGFAVDPVEGVLRAPAAGEILSIPATAHAVTLRLDNGAELLLHIGLETVALGGEGFEAKVRVGQRVAPGDPLIAFDFDAVAEGAKALITPVVLASDGYVLTLEATGRRVEAGTPVAYISGGTRHEASRKAAIEERFEREVTVTAPHGIHARPAARIAAALRPFVAATELASGDKRANARSTVALLGLGIASGSKVRIIGTGADARAAVDTVADLILSGLGEAVSAAPAAPVVRAHGPVCASPGLAIGQALQLRALDQDVPQDGTGAYAERASLDAALDELSSGLAGARGAAAEIAEAHRALLADPELLRAAGEQIAAGRSAAFAWRAATAQAATAIRATGDALLMERVADLVDLERQVVAALLGTSGASVPTLRPGTILIAEDLLPSQFLALDTANLAGVCTAAGGPTSHVAILAASAGIPMVVAAGEEVLSIAEGTPVILDADVATIMVDPSPDALSHASKKLFATRERRARDSADAHTPCRMADGTRIEIFANLGSVTDAAAAVAAGAEGCGLLRTEFLFLDRDIAPDEEEQRETYSRIAATLGERPLIVRTLDIGGDKPVPYLPLGGEENPALGLRGVRLSLARPDLMRLQLRAILRGVPASQCRIMLPMVADLGDYRPVRAILDEVRAVLGIVEPVPLGVMIETPAAAMLAGQIAREADFLSIGTNDLTQYTLAADRGNAAVSQRIDALHPAVLRLIREVGRGAREAGRWAGVCGSLASDPLAAPILIGLGITELSATPAAIPGLKAVVRRLDIASCTALAEKACDASSPAEVRTLAREALA from the coding sequence GTGAGCGGCGTGATTGCAGGCACGATCACGCTGGTCGCGCCGTTAGCCGGTTGGCTTGCATCGCTCGACGCCGTGCCCGACGCGGTATTCGCCGAGCGGATGATGGGTGACGGCTTCGCGGTCGATCCCGTCGAGGGCGTGCTCCGCGCACCTGCGGCGGGCGAAATCCTCTCGATCCCCGCTACCGCGCACGCCGTGACGCTGCGGCTGGACAATGGCGCCGAGCTGCTCCTCCACATTGGCCTCGAAACGGTCGCGCTCGGTGGCGAGGGCTTCGAAGCCAAAGTTCGCGTGGGCCAACGCGTCGCCCCCGGCGACCCGCTGATCGCGTTCGATTTCGATGCCGTCGCTGAGGGTGCGAAGGCCCTGATCACACCGGTGGTACTCGCCAGCGACGGCTATGTCCTAACGCTGGAGGCGACTGGCCGCCGGGTCGAGGCCGGCACACCGGTCGCGTACATTTCAGGCGGCACGCGGCACGAGGCGAGTCGCAAGGCTGCTATCGAGGAGCGCTTCGAACGCGAGGTAACCGTCACCGCGCCGCACGGCATCCATGCGCGCCCGGCAGCACGGATCGCTGCGGCATTGCGGCCATTCGTCGCCGCAACCGAACTTGCATCAGGCGACAAGCGGGCGAATGCGCGCAGCACCGTCGCACTGCTCGGGCTCGGCATCGCCTCGGGGAGCAAGGTCCGCATCATCGGCACTGGTGCCGATGCACGTGCCGCGGTCGACACGGTCGCCGATCTGATCCTGTCAGGTCTCGGCGAAGCGGTTTCGGCAGCGCCGGCAGCACCCGTCGTCCGCGCGCACGGGCCGGTCTGCGCATCGCCCGGCCTCGCCATCGGTCAGGCGCTGCAACTAAGGGCCCTCGATCAGGACGTGCCGCAGGACGGCACCGGCGCTTATGCAGAACGCGCGTCGCTGGATGCGGCGCTCGACGAACTTTCCAGTGGACTGGCGGGCGCTCGCGGCGCTGCCGCCGAGATCGCCGAGGCGCATCGCGCGCTGCTCGCCGATCCCGAACTGCTGCGCGCAGCAGGTGAGCAAATCGCCGCCGGACGCAGCGCGGCCTTCGCGTGGCGCGCCGCGACCGCGCAGGCCGCCACTGCTATCCGCGCGACCGGCGATGCGCTGCTGATGGAGCGCGTCGCCGATCTGGTCGATCTCGAACGCCAGGTCGTCGCCGCGTTGCTCGGTACGTCAGGCGCCAGCGTCCCCACGCTGCGCCCCGGCACGATCCTGATCGCCGAGGATCTGCTGCCCTCGCAATTCCTCGCGCTCGACACCGCCAATCTCGCCGGGGTCTGCACCGCCGCGGGTGGCCCGACATCGCATGTCGCGATCCTCGCTGCCTCGGCCGGCATTCCGATGGTGGTGGCGGCGGGCGAGGAGGTGTTGTCGATCGCCGAGGGGACGCCGGTCATTCTCGACGCCGATGTTGCCACGATCATGGTCGATCCGAGTCCGGATGCGCTCTCGCACGCCAGCAAAAAGCTGTTTGCCACGCGCGAGCGCCGGGCACGCGACTCCGCCGACGCACATACACCCTGCCGCATGGCCGACGGAACGCGCATCGAAATATTCGCCAACCTCGGCTCGGTGACCGACGCCGCCGCCGCCGTCGCTGCCGGCGCCGAAGGATGCGGCCTGCTGCGCACCGAATTCCTGTTCCTCGACCGCGACATCGCGCCCGACGAGGAGGAGCAGCGCGAGACCTATTCACGGATCGCGGCCACGCTGGGCGAGCGCCCGCTGATCGTCCGCACGCTCGACATCGGCGGCGACAAGCCGGTGCCCTATCTGCCGCTGGGCGGCGAGGAGAACCCGGCGCTGGGCCTGCGCGGCGTGCGCCTCAGCCTCGCCCGGCCCGACCTGATGCGGCTCCAGCTCCGCGCGATCCTGCGCGGCGTACCTGCCAGCCAGTGTCGGATCATGCTGCCGATGGTCGCCGATCTGGGCGATTATCGCCCGGTCCGCGCGATACTCGACGAAGTGCGTGCCGTGCTGGGCATCGTCGAGCCGGTGCCACTAGGAGTGATGATCGAGACGCCCGCTGCAGCGATGCTCGCCGGCCAGATCGCGCGCGAGGCCGATTTCCTCTCGATCGGGACCAACGACCTGACTCAGTACACGCTCGCGGCCGATCGCGGGAACGCCGCTGTGTCGCAGCGGATCGACGCGCTGCACCCCGCAGTGCTCCGCCTGATCCGCGAAGTTGGCAGGGGCGCCCGTGAAGCGGGGCGCTGGGCCGGCGTGTGCGGCAGCCTTGCCTCCGATCCGCTCGCCGCGCCGATCCTGATCGGTCTTGGCATCACCGAGCTTTCGGCGACTCCGGCGGCGATACCCGGGCTCAAGGCAGTCGTCCGTCGGCTCGACATCGCATCCTGCACTGCGCTGGCGGAGAAAGCGTGCGATGCCTCGTCTCCCGCCGAAGTCCGCACGCTCGCCCGCGAGGCGCTGGCATGA
- a CDS encoding ABC transporter permease, producing the protein MRRLYAMIVKEMWAVLRDPKSRIVLFIPPLMQLFIFTFATTLDVKNVDVAILDRSSGVHSAEIVSRIAGSPNFREILPLRSTRELRDAIDNQQVIAALMIDEDFDRRITAGKPAIIGVVLDGRRSNAAQIVNGYLAQIVGSVGADLDPRSGPAEPPGSVVTNWYNPSLDYIWFTLPSLVAIITSVAGLAITSQSVARERELGTFDQLMVSPLRIHEILIGKMVPPFIIGMINGSLYLIIAPLVFGVPFTGSFVLFFLSLAMYMLALIGLGMLVSAIAKTQQQAFLGVFLITTPLILLSGYASPIDNMPPWLQIVTYLDPARYFLVIVQGLFLKAMPAAAVFHQLWPLALIACATLAASAWLFRARME; encoded by the coding sequence ATGCGCCGCCTCTATGCCATGATCGTCAAGGAGATGTGGGCGGTGCTGCGCGATCCCAAGTCGCGGATCGTGCTGTTCATTCCGCCGCTGATGCAGCTGTTCATCTTCACCTTCGCGACCACGCTCGACGTCAAGAATGTCGATGTCGCGATCCTCGATCGCAGCTCCGGCGTACATTCGGCAGAGATTGTCAGCCGCATCGCCGGCAGCCCCAATTTCCGCGAGATACTACCCCTGCGCAGCACGCGCGAATTGCGCGACGCGATCGACAACCAGCAGGTGATCGCTGCACTGATGATCGACGAGGATTTCGACCGGCGCATCACCGCGGGCAAGCCGGCGATCATCGGCGTGGTGCTCGATGGCCGCCGCTCGAACGCCGCGCAGATCGTCAACGGCTATCTCGCCCAGATCGTCGGCAGCGTTGGCGCCGATCTCGATCCACGCTCCGGGCCTGCCGAGCCGCCGGGGAGCGTAGTGACCAATTGGTACAACCCGTCGCTCGACTATATCTGGTTCACCCTCCCCTCGCTGGTGGCGATCATCACTTCGGTCGCCGGGCTTGCGATCACCTCGCAATCGGTGGCGCGTGAGCGCGAACTCGGCACTTTCGACCAGCTGATGGTCTCGCCCTTGCGCATCCACGAGATCCTGATCGGCAAGATGGTCCCGCCCTTCATCATCGGGATGATCAACGGCAGCCTGTATCTGATCATCGCGCCGCTGGTATTCGGCGTGCCGTTCACCGGCTCGTTCGTCCTCTTCTTCCTGAGCCTGGCGATGTACATGCTCGCGCTGATCGGGCTGGGCATGCTGGTCTCGGCGATCGCCAAGACGCAGCAACAGGCGTTCCTCGGCGTGTTCCTGATCACCACCCCGCTGATCCTGCTCTCGGGCTATGCCAGCCCGATCGACAACATGCCGCCCTGGCTCCAGATCGTGACCTATCTCGATCCCGCCCGCTATTTCCTCGTCATCGTCCAGGGATTGTTCCTCAAGGCGATGCCCGCCGCCGCCGTGTTCCACCAGCTCTGGCCGCTCGCGCTGATCGCCTGCGCGACGCTTGCCGCGTCGGCCTGGCTGTTCCGCGCGCGCATGGAGTGA
- a CDS encoding FadR/GntR family transcriptional regulator, producing the protein MAHAGEGRLADRAYMQIVEIINGGDLGIGDRLPSEPRLAERFGMSRTVVREALVRLAADGITEARRGAGSYIMRRPSERLGAHMPMAELSATLGTYEVRFVLEAEACRLAAMRRSPEQMEVIQAAMEALRGALQSNGPAHEEDWVLHRSIFEATANPAFVAAFDHLEEGIYRILRAGVEISRERPVEAIGAMITEHEMVVEAIRAQDADGAALAMRWHLSQGRKRLMP; encoded by the coding sequence ATGGCGCATGCGGGCGAGGGGCGGCTGGCCGACCGCGCCTATATGCAGATCGTCGAGATCATCAACGGCGGCGATCTTGGGATCGGCGACCGGCTGCCGTCCGAGCCGCGGCTGGCGGAACGGTTCGGCATGTCGCGCACAGTCGTGCGCGAGGCGCTGGTCCGCCTCGCCGCCGACGGGATCACCGAGGCGCGGCGCGGGGCGGGCTCGTACATCATGCGGCGGCCGTCCGAGCGGCTGGGCGCACACATGCCGATGGCCGAGCTGTCGGCGACTCTCGGCACCTATGAAGTCCGCTTCGTGCTGGAGGCCGAGGCATGCCGGCTCGCGGCGATGCGCCGATCGCCCGAGCAGATGGAAGTGATCCAGGCCGCGATGGAAGCGCTGCGCGGCGCGTTGCAGTCCAACGGCCCTGCACATGAAGAGGACTGGGTGCTCCACCGCTCGATCTTCGAGGCCACTGCCAACCCCGCCTTCGTCGCCGCGTTCGACCATCTCGAGGAAGGCATCTACCGGATTCTGCGCGCCGGCGTAGAAATCTCGCGCGAACGGCCGGTCGAGGCGATCGGCGCGATGATCACCGAGCACGAGATGGTGGTCGAAGCGATCCGCGCCCAGGACGCCGACGGCGCGGCGCTGGCGATGCGCTGGCATTTGTCGCAGGGGCGCAAGCGGTTGATGCCTTGA